The stretch of DNA AAGGAGATCAGACTTCTCCAAAACATAAAGTTTGGTAGAcccattttttctccaaaatgtcCCCTTAATTGCAAGGGGCATATGGGAGCACATAAAGGACCTCTTAATCACAAGAAGCTTAAATAtgggactgattttttttcccctctctacTCTTCcagttatattttaaagaaaatttaccTCATCTACAGGTTCCATTGAATTCACACTCTGAACAGAGCCACTTGTTTGCAGTTGTTGCTTGCTGTCAGAATTAGGCACCTCATAGTGGTAGTTAGCATCTTCAGAGTGAGTAAGGTCTTTAATTTTGACACCTTGGTGATcccatctctctctctgaaCTGCACTGTCATCCCCAGTGGTTCCTTCTCCTTCAGGCTCATTGCTGGTGCTGTCTTGGTCATTTCTCTGgattctctcctcttcctcataGGCTGCTTCTTTCCAGGCATTGCTGAGATCTTCCTCACCATCATCGCCACTATCAATATCGTCCTTATCAATGTTACCGCCCTCCTTATCCTGTCTTTTCATCACCATGCCATGATCGCTCTGATGGTTTACTTGAAAactatctttgttttcttggcttTGCCATTTTTCATCCTCATCATGACTTTTCTTTGAGAAggggattttttcttccttataggGCTTTTCTTgactttcctcttcctcctctatGCTGAATTTCTCACCGTGTCTCTTGGTTATCTGGATTGGCTGACTGGAATCTCTCAGTATTTCATCAGACtgcctgctgttttctttctgctgtctcCTGTATTGGTTTCCGTGACTTGTCCGGTGGGCTTTGTGCTTCATATCCCTGTAATCAGTCACTTCCCCCCATTCCTCGTCCTCTTCTTccacattttcctcttcatcGCTTTCACTGTTGTTTTCAGATAGGccaattgtatttttattatatttccaTGCATTATGCTCATGATCGAGATTGAGAGCATCCACTGGATTTTCTCCAGCATCCAGTGCTTGGTTGGCTGTGTTGCTGTGTTTCTCATGCCTCCTGAGCTGGTAGTGGTCAGAGCTGGACCGCTCTCTGCCACTGCTGCCAGAATCACTCTCCTGGCTATCAGAAGTCAAGCCTAGTTTACCCTGCAGGGAAAGGAAGTTAATGCTCTTCAGACTGGTTTTCATTTGATGCTCATGACCACTTTGTCCGTGTCTTCTAGCTGTCCAGGGCTTCTCCCTGTGCTCAGCATCTGCTACTGGTGcctttgcttttatgtttctgtGGCTGGGCTGCAAGTCGCCCTCGTTTGCAGGCCTtgtcttcccttccttttgGGCTTCAGAATGAATAGCCTtagtctgaaggaaaaaagacatttaacaAGTAGATTAATAAATCTTAGGGCTTCATTTTGAAGTAGGTGCAATGGCATATACATCAGAGAAACATGACACTGTTATGTTCTTTGTAAGTGACTTCTTAACAAATTAGGTCAAATGATGAAATTGACATCTGATatcctttctgcttctcagtgAGTTGGCTTCAGTTCCCTCTTTCTGCATGGCTAGAGTTTAAGTAGTCCGTGCAACTCCACCTAAGTTTTGAGGGGAGCTGAGAGGCTTTTATTGTGTGCAGTGACGTCAACAGCAAAACCGGTAACTTGAGGGCAAGGTACAAATCCTCAAGGAGAAAGCAAGTTCTAAAATGACTGCTCCCTATTGCTGAGGGGATTCCCTTTCTGCTGTTAAACAGCATCACAGCTACTGCAGGTTGAGAACGGGAACTTCTGATGTATTTCTGAACACATATGGGTGTTTGGTGTTGCTTTTACTAAAGTATAGCACTGAAACTGGTTTTCCTCAAAGCTTTCGGgagtcatttatgaaaacagaagttaattcTAAGTGTCCAAGTTGatggaaaagcatttcctttaGTGTGGGAAGAATCTTGAATGCTTGGAAACAAATACTCCACTAACAAATACTTagacaaataatttaaaacaaatactgtaGGATTAGATGTATTTATTTGGCTCATGGCAAATAAGCTATATCCTGTTTCCTAATGTCAAGATGGTAtctaaaaattgtttcttttgtctAGTGTACTTAGTGATGCAGGAGAAGTACTAGGCAAAATATAAaccttattttttccaactCTTAACTGTTGCAGGAAAAGAATGCATGTTGACTGAAATCTAATAAGGTCAGTGGGAACTTTGTCcagatgaaatgcatttttcttgaaGATGTTATAAAAGGTCATTATGTATTACAAAGCATCACAAGATGAAATCAAACCAAACTCAACTTCTTGagtagtttgtttttcctatgtTTTGGGGCACTGTGGCCTGAAACATATTATGCCTTTATCTTGAACCAAAACCAATCTTCTGCAAAGGGCTTGGAATTCTATATAGTTAACAAAAATAAGGTCAAGCCTTCATTAAAATCCTTTGCTCTGGGTGCCCCTGTTTGatgaaacagtctttttttgAGGAAGATATTTTGTCTCCTGTCTCAATAGGAAGCTTTTATGTGCTGCAGCTTCAATTTGTTTGTGCCTGGATGTGGTTTtcaactgtcttttttttttaatgccattgtttttattttaaagtaaacctTTATGACTCTTTTGTTTGTAAAGATACTGGGGTCCCTCAATATGATGATCTAAGTTTTGGTCAATGTAGTTGTAGTCGTCACATCTTAGGGACAACTGGCCTTGGAGAAATGCTGTGTATTGATGCGGAACTGATGGCTTGTCTGTCTGGTATcgctgtgttttcttttcatgcaggTGTCTGCTTCTGGGATATAGCTGTAGGCTGCCAACTGTTCCAGTTCTGCTGAAAACTTGACTAGGAACAGATACTTGCTTGGTTTTCCTAACACAGAGCGCTGTCTGGAGTGACATAGAATGCATCTAGAAAGCTGTACGGAGCTGGATATAGTTATATGAAAATGTTAGCAGGGGAGAAGGGATTTTGTATGTTAGTTCTGTACAGCATCCTCTGAATTTAGTTTTTACAAAACTTGATTGGATTGGGGCCCATGCCCATTTTGTCTGAGCCACAGATGCTGACCAGAACGGTGCATtacaaagcaattttcatttgGCTTGACCATGAATGAAAAATTGGGAGCTCTGTCCTTAGCCTGCACGCATGGCTTGGCACTGCTGAAGTCATTGTTCTCACTACCATCAGAGCTGCCTATCTGGCTTCTCAGCCACAGTGCGGTTTTCCGAGCTGAATCTTTCTAGTGCTCTGTATAGTGAATAACAAAAGCTATGGTGGCTAAAATTTTTACGTTTGAGAGTTTGCATATGATGACTTGACATGATAATTTGAGGATTGCATCTTATTCCTTCAATGGAGCAGTGAGGATCACAGGCTGGGTTGTTGCTGGAGCTTATTGCCTCTATGAAAATGAGTGCAATGTTTATAAGGGAATACATGTATATAAGTCAAACTTCTGTTTTGAGCTTTAGATTTTGTCCTGTTGCGTTGCTAGCTATGTGATGTGCAAGGCATGATATGCCCTGTAATAATTTGGGGACGGGGGTGTTAGGGTATGTATTTGGTAATGGCTTTTTATAGTTGGTATCAAAAATATACATTGCCTCTTAATGCTTTAAGAACATCAGTaccttttctgcagctttctgtctCAAGGCTCCAAGTTGGTGGTTTAAGGGATATGTCTAGAAGAGGCAATTattaaaaatctgtatgtaaataattttgtataaCTACGTGGATTGAGAGAGTATTCACAGGAAGGGAAAGTTCAAGTGAGTGGCAATAATAGTGTGGTGAGCACTTACTGGAATAGCCAAAGCTGATCCTAGCAGGCAAATCAAGAGCATCAGAGTCTTCATGGTTTTCATCTCTTGAACAGGCCAGTAGTTAGTGGTACGGTGGAAGGATTTGAAGGTTTCCTTTCTGCAAGTAACATCAAAAGAAACCATGTTAGGTTGTGGGTATCATGGTTTAGAAATGATGGATGGAAGCAACGTGGTGGCTGCTGTATGGTACAGATCAGTCTGAAGCCCTGTAACATTTGGATGCTGTGCCCACTTGTATGTGAATTCAGGTGTTAGACCAGCTTATCCAGGGGGTGCTTTGATCCTGGTTCTTTTACTGAGCTTAGGTTGCATGCTGTACCCATGAACTCTAGTGGCCTCTCTGAAAGGCAGAGTTATAAGTTCTGTCCTGTAAAGCTTTATCCACTCTTCTGAGATAGTACTTCTTGGAAAAGATGTCCCTCTTCATGCAATTTTGGGACGCTGCCTGATTGGCATCCCTACAGCCAAGGGCTGATGTACTGTGCTGCAGTAGTGGGAAGAATCGGGTGGTGAAGCTCTGTTCCAGCAGGTTTCAAAGCCAGAAGCTCTGCGTAGAATGCTCAGTGCACTGCTTGAGTCCTGCTTGGGGAGCACCAAATCCAGCTCTGCTACATACCAGTGTGAGACCGGCAGCTGAAAGAATATGGGATGCAATTGGAGTTCTGCCTGTGCCAACCTTCTTAAGTGAGTGGCAACTTATTTTTACTTAAGTGAGTGGCAACTTATTTTTACCTTGCAGGTATCGCTAGTATATTCTCTCACCTATGCAATGCACATGCGCTGGAAGTTCCTATAGCTGTAGCTGTATCACcaggaaaagcagggaaaaaaaaaaaggaatgtttatCCTTTAttgctcttttgctttctttctgtttttcatttccttctctacTTTTACCCCTGGTCGTAACTGAtcactgacatttttcctttgcttctgtttctgtccACATGTTACTGGTTGTTCTTTTCCTTAGAAAGTCTCCTCTGTCTTCCCCCTCCTgcccttgaaaatattttcaatttctacATCACAAATTTTCGTTCCCCCCCGAATGAAATTTGGAATGAATATTTGGTTTCCAAATATTCATCCAGGCAGTTGTTCTTGATTGGGGAGTGGGGGGAATAGACACCAAAACCCAAAAAGGGGGGTGGAATTCCAGAGGAGCTTGTGCTTATTGGAGCCAGAGCGTGAACCAAGTAACAAGCATCCTGGTTCCTGCCATGCCTAGATCTATTGGGAATATACAGATTGGAAgcttgctgtgttttccagcaTTCCTGAATTATTTAATGTCAATATCTTTTAGTTAATGAAGAGCAAAATACTTAATTAGTGGGGCACATCTAGTATGCAAACAATTTTTCTCTCAATGAACTAATTCAGTCTCCAAATGTGGCTCAACATACAACATCAATTATCTCTGGCATACAGGGTTAGCTGAGATTCTCTCATAGAGACAGAATATAACAAAAGCCATCAAAGAGGATATGCAGAATTCCTAATTATTGCATATAGGCAATCACTTCAGATTAAAAGCACATTATGTTAGACCGAGGGCCATGCAGGTTACTTACAAGAAAGTGGTGTAATCAAATTGATAATTAACATATAGCCCCAAAAACTGTATGCCATGCTCTTGAAGGCCTGGCAAGTGACCGAGGGAAGTAGTAGTTGAACTGCAGTTTTACAGGTCAGGTAGTCTTCATCTGTCTCCTTGTTCTTGGCTAGCAAAGCAGCTCTGGGCACGTCTTCCCATCACTGAGTTTCTCAGCTTTAAAATCACATTAGATGCATTTATTCTGGTAAAGTACTTTGAGAGCTATAAATGGATTTGATTTATGATTAGGTTTTTCAAATCTGGCTCTAACTGGGTAAGTTGGCTCCAACACCTTTAtccaaataacaaaaaaatggtTGGAATAACTCTTGAGTTCATGCGGCAAAACAGAtcttttgcattgtttttctcttagtCACTAGCCTGCAGTCACCCACGGGAAGAATCAATCTTTAATTATCAGAGAAGTCTGACCTCCTTGAACTGAGTATAGGAACAGAGTCCAGTTAAGCATCTCTTCCTGTCGTGATAGTCCAAATGAGTTGCAAGCACTTACAAAATGATCTGCAGTTGGGATAATCTGCCACAAATCACCAAATAGCATCTGAAGAGTTAAACAGCCTCTTGAGCTGTGATGCTTATGCAAGTATTGCCCTTGTTAATTCCTGTTGTTTGCCTTTTTCAATATGGCAGCAATAGCATGCAGGAAGCGT from Cygnus olor isolate bCygOlo1 chromosome 4, bCygOlo1.pri.v2, whole genome shotgun sequence encodes:
- the SPARCL1 gene encoding SPARC-like protein 1; this translates as MVSFDVTCRKETFKSFHRTTNYWPVQEMKTMKTLMLLICLLGSALAIPTYPLNHQLGALRQKAAEKTKAIHSEAQKEGKTRPANEGDLQPSHRNIKAKAPVADAEHREKPWTARRHGQSGHEHQMKTSLKSINFLSLQGKLGLTSDSQESDSGSSGRERSSSDHYQLRRHEKHSNTANQALDAGENPVDALNLDHEHNAWKYNKNTIGLSENNSESDEEENVEEEDEEWGEVTDYRDMKHKAHRTSHGNQYRRQQKENSRQSDEILRDSSQPIQITKRHGEKFSIEEEEESQEKPYKEEKIPFSKKSHDEDEKWQSQENKDSFQVNHQSDHGMVMKRQDKEGGNIDKDDIDSGDDGEEDLSNAWKEAAYEEEERIQRNDQDSTSNEPEGEGTTGDDSAVQRERWDHQGVKIKDLTHSEDANYHYEVPNSDSKQQLQTSGSVQSVNSMEPVDEVKTTGSSYSARRSASNSTGEVFLDPCRNFHCKRGKVCQADRQGKPGCICQDPAACPSTKDYERVCGTDNKTYDGTCQLFGTKCQLEGTKMGRQLHLDYMGSCKYIPHCTDYEVDQFPLRMRDWLKNILMQYYERDQDTTGFLTEKQRNKVKKIYQNEKRLMAGNHSAELLLHDFEKNYHMYVYPVHWQFYQLDQHPADRSLTHSELAPLRASLVPMEHCITRFFQECDQDQDKLIALKEWCHCFGIKEGKPLRPGRCAGQSVLINAWLSLRP